The Candidatus Eremiobacteraceae bacterium genome includes a region encoding these proteins:
- a CDS encoding alpha/beta fold hydrolase yields the protein MTYEQARAAFDSLAAAERADDRIDPLGYSRLMDRGSRAERAIAFYHGFTNCPQQFVELGQRFFDAGYNVYIPRLPGHGMRDKMTTSLAQVTRDDLTRAAAQAADMAAGLGSRAHVAGISLGGVLAAWAGENQPLAGATAISPFMGVRNLPGWANSLLAGTLSLLPNFYLWWDPRVGANNPATPPYAYARYPTHALAAQLQIAARIKSLPRAQGSGLFVNAHDPAVNNRISESLYDRWQKRGARTVREILDAGKLPHDIIDNFAGKLPVDRIYPAILDMVARVDALSE from the coding sequence GTGACGTACGAGCAGGCCCGCGCCGCCTTCGACTCGCTCGCGGCCGCCGAGCGCGCTGACGACCGCATCGACCCGCTGGGCTACTCGCGCTTGATGGACCGCGGCAGCCGAGCGGAGCGCGCGATCGCCTTCTATCACGGCTTCACCAACTGCCCGCAGCAGTTCGTCGAGCTCGGGCAGCGCTTTTTCGACGCGGGCTACAACGTCTACATACCGCGTCTGCCAGGTCACGGCATGCGTGACAAGATGACGACGTCGCTGGCGCAGGTGACCCGAGACGACCTCACGCGCGCCGCCGCGCAGGCCGCCGACATGGCTGCGGGTCTGGGCTCGCGCGCCCACGTCGCCGGCATCTCGCTCGGAGGCGTCTTGGCCGCCTGGGCGGGCGAGAACCAGCCGCTGGCGGGCGCGACGGCGATATCTCCCTTCATGGGAGTCCGCAACCTGCCCGGATGGGCGAACTCGCTGCTGGCCGGCACCCTCTCGCTGCTGCCGAACTTCTACTTGTGGTGGGATCCGCGCGTAGGCGCGAACAACCCGGCCACGCCGCCGTACGCCTACGCGCGCTATCCGACCCACGCGCTGGCGGCGCAACTGCAGATCGCGGCCCGCATCAAGTCGCTGCCGCGCGCGCAGGGATCCGGGCTGTTCGTGAACGCGCACGATCCAGCCGTGAACAATCGGATCTCAGAGAGCCTCTACGACCGCTGGCAGAAGCGCGGCGCCCGCACCGTGCGCGAGATCCTCGACGCCGGCAAGCTGCCGCACGACATCATCGACAACTTCGCGGGCAAGCTTCCCGTGGACCGCATCTATCCTGCGATCCTCGACATGGTGGCGCGCGTCGACGCGCTCAGCGAGTGA
- a CDS encoding alpha-ketoglutarate-dependent dioxygenase AlkB, translating to MMQLSLLQLSDVEVLNDDESGQIIYRRALFDPQQTQTWFQELRDGVAWRSESRPMYDRVVDVPRLVASFALGSPGVPSPIREMRPVVEQACGVAFLSAGLNFYRDGNDSVAPHGDHIERQADRAPVALVSLGATRRMTIRSNAKPRRILDRDLEAGSLLIMSYASHLNFLHGIPKTREPVGPRISVAFRRVPKTPAK from the coding sequence ATGATGCAGCTCTCGTTGCTCCAACTGTCCGACGTCGAAGTGCTCAACGACGACGAGTCGGGGCAGATCATCTACCGGCGCGCGCTCTTCGATCCGCAGCAGACGCAGACGTGGTTCCAGGAGCTGCGCGATGGCGTCGCCTGGCGCTCGGAGAGCCGCCCGATGTACGATCGCGTCGTCGACGTCCCTCGGTTGGTCGCATCGTTCGCGCTCGGATCCCCGGGCGTCCCATCGCCGATCCGCGAGATGCGTCCGGTTGTCGAGCAGGCGTGCGGCGTCGCCTTCCTCTCGGCCGGGCTGAACTTCTATCGAGACGGGAACGACAGCGTCGCGCCGCACGGCGATCACATCGAACGTCAAGCGGATCGTGCGCCGGTGGCGCTCGTCAGTCTCGGCGCGACGCGCCGCATGACGATCCGCAGCAACGCCAAACCGCGGCGTATCCTCGATCGCGATCTGGAAGCCGGCAGCCTCCTGATCATGAGCTACGCCAGCCATCTCAATTTTCTGCACGGCATCCCGAAGACGCGCGAGCCCGTCGGCCCGCGCATCAGCGTCGCATTCCGGCGCGTTCCCAAGACGCCCGCGAAATAA
- a CDS encoding DUF2721 domain-containing protein, with protein MFGSGITMLPSLQVVTGMITPAILILAAGSLVQGTLIRLGRIVDNIRALIARGLEMRQAGNEHALLLIDQHLSILQRRNELARTALVCYYVAISLFLLSTLVIALTLLFHSKLDWLGPVIVMLGGTFLFAGSAAFVLEVNVSAGSTRQEIQWYRQRAFDPPEISSRT; from the coding sequence ATGTTCGGCAGCGGTATCACCATGCTCCCGTCGCTGCAGGTGGTCACCGGCATGATCACGCCGGCCATCCTCATCCTGGCAGCAGGGTCGTTGGTCCAGGGCACCCTCATCCGCCTCGGACGCATCGTCGACAATATCCGCGCGCTGATCGCGCGCGGCCTCGAGATGCGGCAGGCCGGCAACGAGCATGCGCTGCTGCTCATCGACCAGCATCTCAGCATCCTGCAGCGCCGCAACGAGCTGGCGCGCACCGCGCTCGTGTGCTACTACGTCGCGATCAGCTTGTTCTTGCTCTCGACGCTGGTCATCGCGTTGACGCTGCTCTTCCACAGCAAGCTGGACTGGCTCGGTCCGGTGATCGTCATGCTGGGCGGCACGTTCTTGTTCGCCGGGTCGGCCGCATTCGTGCTCGAGGTCAACGTCTCGGCCGGCTCGACGCGACAGGAGATCCAGTGGTATCGACAGCGGGCCTTCGATCCGCCGGAGATATCCTCTCGAACGTGA
- a CDS encoding pyruvate kinase: MRKLERLRDEVASEGRRTFDGWRPRIARRAFALSALNLANYLALRRNDLRALQLELMPLGLSSLGRCEARVLPNLDAVIASLSAVKAHESADARYPSAHAFFRGERLLRRETEIVFGPTPPNRAVHIMVTLPPEAASSYDVVKELVELGMDCARINCAHDDRGAWEAMVAHVRRAAAESGRTCRVCIDLAGPKVRTAGVELPSEDHRLHVGDTIVLTGGTAMVVPDHLVRMRCTIPDVIEHLHKGDPVWINDGKIGAVVDDMLPMGAMLRVTTARPKGEKLRADKGLNFPDTALPVAALTQRDCEDLDFVATHADIIGYSFVREASDVRRLQRELAARRSDPQRLAIMLKVETAQAVRNLPELIVEVGGSQPVAVMIARGDLAVEIGYRRLAEMQEELLWLCEAASVPVVWATQVLDGFVKSGIPSRAEFTDVAMAERAECVMLNKGPYVADAVALLDDVLGRMEGHQVKKTSRLRALHSW; this comes from the coding sequence TTGCGCAAGCTCGAACGCCTGCGCGACGAGGTCGCATCGGAGGGCCGGCGCACCTTCGACGGTTGGCGTCCGCGCATCGCCCGGCGCGCATTCGCCTTGAGCGCGCTCAACCTCGCCAACTACCTCGCGTTGCGGCGCAACGACCTGCGGGCGTTGCAGCTCGAGCTGATGCCGCTCGGGCTTTCCTCGCTAGGCCGGTGCGAAGCACGCGTCCTGCCCAACCTCGATGCCGTGATCGCGAGCCTTTCGGCGGTCAAGGCACATGAGTCGGCCGACGCGCGCTATCCGAGCGCGCATGCGTTCTTCCGCGGCGAGCGGCTGCTGCGCCGCGAGACCGAGATCGTCTTCGGACCGACGCCACCCAACCGCGCCGTGCATATCATGGTGACGCTCCCGCCGGAAGCCGCGTCCTCCTATGACGTGGTCAAGGAGCTCGTCGAACTCGGCATGGATTGCGCGCGCATCAACTGCGCGCACGACGACCGTGGCGCATGGGAGGCGATGGTCGCGCACGTCCGGCGCGCTGCGGCGGAATCTGGTCGAACGTGCCGCGTCTGCATCGATCTCGCCGGACCGAAGGTCCGCACTGCCGGGGTCGAGTTGCCGAGCGAAGACCACCGGCTGCACGTCGGCGACACGATCGTGCTCACCGGCGGCACCGCCATGGTCGTGCCGGATCACCTGGTCAGGATGCGCTGCACGATCCCTGACGTCATCGAACATCTCCACAAGGGCGATCCGGTCTGGATCAATGATGGTAAGATCGGCGCCGTCGTCGATGACATGCTGCCGATGGGCGCCATGCTGCGCGTCACGACCGCCCGGCCGAAGGGCGAGAAACTGCGCGCCGACAAGGGTTTGAATTTTCCCGACACGGCGCTCCCGGTCGCCGCGCTCACGCAGCGCGATTGCGAAGACCTCGACTTCGTGGCCACGCACGCCGATATCATCGGCTATTCATTCGTGCGGGAAGCAAGCGATGTGCGCCGGCTTCAGCGCGAGCTCGCAGCACGGCGCTCCGATCCCCAACGCTTGGCGATCATGTTGAAAGTAGAAACGGCGCAGGCGGTGCGCAACCTTCCCGAGCTGATCGTCGAGGTCGGCGGCAGCCAGCCGGTGGCCGTCATGATCGCGCGCGGCGATTTGGCGGTCGAGATCGGCTATCGGCGGCTTGCGGAGATGCAAGAAGAACTGCTGTGGCTGTGCGAAGCCGCGAGCGTCCCCGTGGTGTGGGCGACGCAGGTGCTCGACGGTTTCGTCAAAAGCGGCATACCCTCGCGCGCGGAATTCACGGACGTTGCGATGGCCGAACGTGCCGAGTGCGTCATGCTCAACAAAGGGCCGTATGTCGCTGACGCGGTCGCGCTGCTGGACGACGTGCTCGGCCGCATGGAGGGCCACCAGGTCAAAAAGACGTCGCGGCTGCGCGCATTGCACTCGTGGTAA
- the glgA gene encoding glycogen synthase GlgA yields MRVLFASPEIYPMAKTGGLGDVGAALPAALAAQGMDVRLVMPAYPSALRAVVDAAPPRFLAQFEGLGRADVIEAVTPDSRLPIWLIANPDLYDRGGDPYRDDAGADWPDNLERFALFSRAAARLSEQGSPFEWQPDVVHANDWHAGLMVPLLLGEARRPRLLFTVHNIAFQGTFAAERFALTGLPEELRAEAGIGHDGGFSLLKAGLQFADWVTTVSPTYACEIQTPQFGCGLEGLLAGRAESLSGILNGVDYSLWDPARDASLTARYSAEDLSGKAACKAALLRDFGLPESPGAPLFGIVSRLTEQKGIDLVPAALERALDAGAQLVVLGRGDTPFELLLQEFAAARSGNVALRLTYDEPLAHAVEAGADIFLMPSRFEPSGLNQMYSLRYGTPPIVHRVGGLADTVVDSDVASLHDETATGFCFDEPAAAAFEQAIARALALFADTTQWRQLQRNGMRQDFSWHRSAHEYIDLYNSL; encoded by the coding sequence GTGCGGGTGCTCTTCGCATCGCCAGAGATCTATCCGATGGCCAAGACCGGCGGGCTCGGCGACGTAGGCGCTGCGCTGCCGGCGGCATTGGCCGCCCAAGGCATGGACGTGCGCCTGGTGATGCCGGCCTATCCGTCTGCACTACGCGCCGTGGTCGACGCAGCACCGCCGCGCTTCCTCGCGCAGTTCGAGGGGTTAGGGCGGGCGGACGTGATCGAAGCTGTGACGCCCGATTCACGGCTGCCGATCTGGCTGATCGCCAACCCAGACTTGTACGATCGCGGCGGTGACCCGTATCGGGACGACGCGGGCGCCGACTGGCCTGACAATCTCGAGCGCTTCGCGTTGTTCTCGCGGGCGGCGGCACGGTTGAGCGAGCAGGGCTCGCCGTTCGAATGGCAGCCGGACGTCGTGCACGCCAACGATTGGCACGCCGGTCTCATGGTGCCGCTGCTGCTGGGCGAGGCGCGCCGCCCGCGGCTGCTGTTCACGGTGCACAACATCGCGTTCCAGGGAACCTTTGCCGCCGAGCGGTTCGCGCTCACCGGGCTGCCAGAGGAGCTGCGCGCAGAGGCCGGCATCGGGCACGACGGCGGCTTCTCACTGCTCAAGGCCGGCCTGCAATTCGCGGACTGGGTCACGACCGTGAGCCCGACCTACGCGTGCGAGATCCAGACGCCGCAATTCGGCTGCGGGTTGGAGGGTTTGCTCGCCGGCCGCGCAGAGAGCCTCAGCGGCATTCTCAACGGCGTAGACTATTCGCTGTGGGATCCGGCTCGCGATGCGTCGCTGACGGCGCGGTACAGCGCCGAGGATCTATCGGGCAAAGCAGCATGCAAGGCCGCATTGCTGCGCGATTTCGGACTGCCTGAGTCTCCCGGCGCGCCGTTGTTCGGCATCGTGAGCCGTTTGACCGAGCAAAAAGGCATCGACCTCGTGCCAGCGGCGCTCGAGCGTGCGCTCGACGCCGGCGCCCAGCTGGTCGTCTTGGGCCGAGGCGACACGCCCTTCGAGCTGCTGCTGCAAGAGTTTGCAGCGGCGCGATCTGGCAATGTAGCGCTGCGCCTGACCTACGACGAGCCGCTCGCGCACGCGGTCGAGGCCGGAGCCGATATCTTCTTGATGCCCTCGCGCTTCGAACCGTCCGGGCTCAACCAGATGTACAGTCTGCGCTACGGCACCCCGCCGATCGTCCATCGAGTGGGGGGGTTGGCCGACACCGTGGTGGATTCAGACGTCGCGTCGCTGCACGACGAGACGGCGACCGGCTTCTGTTTCGACGAGCCGGCGGCGGCCGCGTTCGAGCAAGCGATTGCCCGCGCGCTTGCGCTCTTCGCCGACACGACGCAGTGGCGGCAGTTGCAGCGCAATGGGATGCGCCAGGATTTCAGCTGGCACCGGTCCGCGCACGAGTACATCGATCTTTACAACTCCCTCTAA
- a CDS encoding DUF6600 domain-containing protein, which yields MTIVRGAKVLAGLSAALALLAGAWPAPARADDGSGVARISSLNGTVTMQRADSGDTVAAAINAPVSVGDYISTGQASRTEVQLDAANFVRVGSSSQLRFTNLDPTDSTLQVAQGTIEVRVLDVTGDRPLVQTPSIGIRPAVAGRYRINVTNDGDTLVSVRSGSATLVSPLGSQTIATGTTVMVSGSSSNPQVSTVANIAYDDFDSWNSQRDQFVAAAAGDPYANTGIPGLADLDSYGHWVSYPSYGQVWVASSYPANWAPYQDGRWVWQPYYGWTWVGYEPWGWAPYHYGRWFYAQRIGWAWYPGPVYVRPVYRPALVAFFGFGGGGSGFSFNLSFGNVGWVPLAPYESYHPWWGPGYVNRTTVVYNYTNVTNITNVNITKIYRNAAVPHAVSAVSTTNFTNGGAYHYVPVNDQDLHNAALVRSALPVVPTKQNLSYTNWSSGHVASGAPLSSHFSKLPPPKTLPPTFAQQRSTVQTVAQHVYPGAVTNGTALDKVNTTTHAPSSAWDRFNNPNPANGANASHTNSYSPNTYKGNTTWNASGQPKGTGGSGSGGSGSGGSGGHKTTKTHTNTKPAPVHTPKPSKA from the coding sequence TTGACTATCGTTCGCGGCGCGAAGGTCCTCGCAGGCCTGAGCGCTGCGCTTGCACTGCTGGCAGGCGCGTGGCCGGCGCCGGCGCGCGCCGATGACGGGTCCGGCGTGGCGAGGATCAGCAGTCTGAACGGGACCGTCACGATGCAGCGCGCCGATTCGGGCGACACCGTCGCGGCCGCGATCAACGCGCCGGTGAGCGTCGGCGATTACATCTCGACCGGACAAGCGTCGCGCACCGAAGTCCAGCTGGATGCTGCGAACTTCGTCCGCGTCGGCTCAAGCAGCCAGCTGCGTTTCACGAACCTCGATCCGACGGACAGCACTTTGCAGGTCGCACAGGGCACCATCGAAGTGCGCGTGCTGGACGTCACCGGCGATCGTCCCCTCGTCCAAACGCCGTCGATCGGCATCCGCCCGGCCGTCGCCGGACGGTATCGCATCAACGTCACCAACGACGGCGACACGCTGGTGAGCGTTCGTTCAGGCAGCGCGACGCTCGTCTCGCCGCTGGGCTCACAGACGATCGCGACTGGAACAACGGTCATGGTCAGCGGCTCGTCGTCGAACCCGCAGGTCAGCACAGTCGCCAACATCGCCTATGATGATTTCGATTCCTGGAACAGCCAGCGCGATCAGTTCGTCGCCGCGGCGGCCGGCGATCCGTACGCGAACACGGGCATTCCGGGTCTTGCCGACCTCGACTCGTACGGACACTGGGTCTCGTATCCGAGTTACGGTCAGGTGTGGGTCGCGTCGAGCTACCCAGCCAATTGGGCGCCGTATCAGGACGGCCGTTGGGTCTGGCAGCCGTATTACGGTTGGACCTGGGTCGGGTACGAACCGTGGGGCTGGGCGCCCTACCATTATGGACGTTGGTTCTACGCGCAGCGCATCGGCTGGGCGTGGTATCCGGGTCCGGTCTACGTGCGCCCCGTGTACCGGCCGGCGCTGGTCGCCTTCTTCGGATTCGGCGGCGGCGGCAGCGGCTTCTCGTTCAACCTCTCGTTCGGCAACGTCGGCTGGGTGCCGCTGGCGCCGTACGAGTCGTATCATCCGTGGTGGGGTCCGGGCTACGTGAACCGCACGACCGTCGTATACAACTACACGAACGTCACCAACATCACCAACGTGAACATCACCAAGATCTACCGCAACGCCGCGGTGCCGCACGCGGTCTCAGCTGTCTCGACCACGAACTTCACGAACGGCGGCGCGTACCACTATGTGCCGGTGAACGACCAGGATCTGCACAACGCCGCGCTGGTGCGCAGCGCGTTGCCGGTCGTGCCGACCAAGCAGAACCTGAGCTACACGAACTGGAGCTCAGGGCATGTCGCCTCAGGCGCGCCGCTGTCGTCGCACTTCAGCAAGCTGCCGCCGCCGAAGACATTGCCGCCGACGTTTGCGCAGCAGCGTTCGACCGTGCAGACCGTCGCGCAACACGTCTATCCCGGCGCGGTCACAAACGGCACCGCGTTGGACAAAGTCAACACAACCACGCACGCACCGAGCTCGGCGTGGGATCGGTTCAACAACCCGAACCCGGCCAACGGTGCGAACGCGTCACACACGAATTCGTACAGCCCGAACACGTACAAAGGGAACACGACGTGGAACGCATCGGGCCAGCCTAAGGGCACCGGCGGCAGCGGTTCGGGCGGCAGCGGCTCCGGCGGCAGCGGCGGCCACAAGACGACCAAGACCCATACCAACACGAAGCCCGCCCCGGTCCATACGCCGAAGCCGAGCAAGGCGTAG
- a CDS encoding VOC family protein, whose protein sequence is MSPIRTYEPGEFCWTDLGARDVAAAKKFYRSLFGWKSVDLPMGPGDEKYSMMRIGGKDVCAIYPMSAEQKKAKSAPFWLPYIAVKSVDAAAKKARAAGGKIGMKPMDVMDQGRVAIITDPIGGGVALWQARAHRGAALTDKPGTVTWHDLNTPKPAAAGKFYTKVFGWKLVDQDFDGNKYHLLTLKGDGVCGIWPEPSKKLPPSWITHWKVVDCTKTVAKAKRLGGRVVLGPIGVSGMGHFAIVKDPQGAAFGLIGK, encoded by the coding sequence ATGAGCCCCATCCGCACGTACGAACCGGGCGAATTTTGCTGGACCGATCTCGGCGCAAGAGACGTCGCCGCCGCGAAGAAGTTCTATCGGAGCCTCTTCGGGTGGAAATCGGTGGATTTGCCCATGGGCCCGGGGGACGAGAAATACTCGATGATGCGCATCGGCGGCAAAGACGTATGCGCGATCTATCCGATGTCCGCGGAGCAGAAGAAGGCGAAAAGCGCGCCGTTTTGGCTGCCGTACATCGCAGTCAAGAGCGTCGACGCGGCCGCTAAGAAGGCGAGAGCCGCCGGCGGAAAGATCGGCATGAAGCCGATGGACGTCATGGATCAAGGCCGCGTGGCGATCATCACGGACCCGATCGGCGGCGGCGTCGCGCTATGGCAGGCACGCGCTCATCGAGGCGCAGCGCTGACCGATAAGCCGGGCACGGTGACATGGCACGACTTGAACACGCCTAAACCGGCCGCCGCCGGCAAGTTCTACACGAAGGTCTTCGGGTGGAAGCTAGTGGATCAAGACTTCGACGGGAACAAGTATCATCTGCTCACCCTTAAAGGCGACGGCGTGTGCGGCATCTGGCCCGAGCCATCCAAGAAGCTGCCGCCGAGCTGGATCACGCACTGGAAGGTCGTGGACTGCACCAAAACGGTCGCGAAAGCCAAGCGGCTGGGCGGACGCGTCGTCCTAGGACCGATCGGGGTTTCGGGTATGGGCCATTTCGCCATTGTGAAGGACCCGCAGGGCGCGGCGTTCGGGCTCATCGGCAAGTAG
- a CDS encoding DUF309 domain-containing protein, translating into MDDEPEIPAFAQCWNAGDFFAAHEVLEGLWVRRRDDGLRGLIQLAVSLYHIERGNLKGARTMIARARGRLANPANAPNAIDLKIMDEYAARVGKALEDGQAREIVADRPRLNVVPRS; encoded by the coding sequence TTGGACGACGAACCGGAAATACCCGCCTTCGCGCAGTGCTGGAACGCCGGCGATTTCTTTGCGGCGCACGAGGTGCTCGAAGGCCTGTGGGTGCGGCGCCGCGACGACGGTCTGCGCGGGCTGATCCAGCTCGCCGTCTCGCTCTATCACATCGAACGAGGCAATCTCAAAGGGGCGCGCACGATGATCGCGCGCGCGCGCGGCCGCTTGGCCAACCCGGCCAACGCGCCCAACGCCATCGATTTGAAGATCATGGACGAGTACGCGGCGCGCGTGGGCAAAGCCCTTGAGGACGGCCAGGCGCGGGAGATCGTCGCCGACCGCCCGCGCCTGAACGTGGTCCCGCGTTCTTGA
- a CDS encoding sulfite exporter TauE/SafE family protein translates to MPVLDFILFLALGLLLGWLGGLFGIGGGLIAISILGLAFGMDQQHAQGTSLVMVVPTVLIGLYQYWRRGGMDGRVIALMMATAGTMTYIFARVAVALPSAPLRRWFAIFLVVLALYYAWRGYAESRLKIKPIVLPWPYTGIVGLFGGALSGLFTVGGAVFSVPALTLLFGMSQTVAQGVGLALVIPGLLLGLVVYGGAGDIHWPIGLALAAGSVCTVSWGVSLAHKLPETALKYGFSALLLVTALLLYLRT, encoded by the coding sequence GTGCCGGTTCTCGACTTCATCCTGTTCTTGGCTCTCGGACTGCTGCTTGGCTGGCTTGGCGGCCTATTCGGCATCGGCGGCGGACTCATCGCCATCTCGATCCTGGGCCTGGCGTTCGGCATGGACCAGCAGCACGCCCAAGGCACCTCGCTTGTCATGGTCGTGCCGACCGTGCTCATCGGGCTCTATCAATACTGGCGCCGCGGCGGCATGGACGGTCGCGTCATCGCGCTCATGATGGCCACCGCCGGAACCATGACCTACATCTTCGCCCGCGTCGCCGTCGCTCTGCCAAGCGCGCCGCTGCGGCGCTGGTTCGCGATCTTCTTGGTCGTGCTTGCGCTGTATTACGCGTGGCGCGGTTACGCTGAATCGCGCCTCAAGATCAAACCGATCGTGCTGCCCTGGCCGTACACGGGGATCGTCGGCTTGTTCGGCGGCGCGCTGTCCGGGCTGTTCACGGTCGGCGGTGCGGTGTTCTCGGTGCCGGCCCTGACGTTGCTGTTCGGCATGTCGCAGACCGTCGCACAAGGCGTCGGGCTCGCGCTCGTCATTCCCGGCCTGCTTCTCGGCCTCGTGGTCTACGGCGGCGCGGGAGACATCCATTGGCCGATCGGCCTCGCTTTGGCCGCCGGCAGCGTCTGCACCGTGTCGTGGGGCGTGTCGCTCGCGCACAAGCTGCCCGAGACCGCGCTCAAGTACGGCTTCAGCGCCTTGCTGCTGGTGACCGCGCTGCTGCTCTACCTGCGCACCTAG
- a CDS encoding FAD-dependent oxidoreductase: MTAQAVDAIVIGSGQGGVPFAADLAREGKQVVLFERGRLGGSCINYGCTPSKAFLAAAHSAGRARRAQVLGVDAQVHVDFPAVMERVRMIRDDFMHRVGQRLEQAGVKVVHAQASFSGERTVTGGDRTFTAPLVVIDTGTTAFVPGIDGLAGTPYLTNETFFDLTALPRRLLVLGGGYIGLELGQGMARAGAEVHIVDRNARVLSREEPEASTALESSLHEDGVYLHLGPQVSRVEHSAQGFALTLDTGQRLEGDALLVAIGRTPNSGALDCAAGGVELDAQGMIVTDRQLRTTAAGVYAIGDVAGQPAFTHVSWEDYRRLKDITAGGTRTRDDRVLAYTTFTEPQVARVGFTLDEALAKDFDARCVTYEASWIARAIEWGQTSGFYRLVVDKKTDRILGATMVGYEAGELIHVILAHMEAGSTWQVLERSVHIHPTYAEALPSLARMLA; this comes from the coding sequence ATGACAGCCCAAGCCGTCGACGCCATCGTGATCGGCAGCGGCCAAGGCGGCGTGCCGTTCGCCGCCGACCTCGCGCGCGAGGGCAAGCAGGTCGTGTTGTTCGAGCGCGGGCGGCTGGGCGGCAGCTGCATAAACTATGGCTGCACGCCATCGAAAGCGTTCTTGGCTGCTGCGCACAGCGCCGGGCGGGCGCGGCGTGCGCAGGTGCTGGGCGTCGACGCGCAGGTGCACGTCGATTTTCCAGCCGTGATGGAGCGCGTGCGCATGATCCGCGACGACTTCATGCACCGCGTCGGCCAGCGGCTCGAGCAGGCGGGGGTGAAAGTCGTGCACGCGCAGGCGTCCTTTTCGGGCGAGCGCACGGTGACGGGCGGCGATCGGACGTTCACGGCGCCGCTGGTAGTGATCGACACCGGCACGACCGCTTTCGTTCCAGGGATCGACGGGCTTGCGGGCACGCCGTATCTCACCAACGAGACGTTTTTCGATCTGACGGCCTTGCCGCGGCGGCTGCTGGTGTTGGGCGGCGGATACATCGGTCTCGAGCTGGGCCAAGGCATGGCACGTGCGGGCGCGGAGGTCCACATCGTCGACCGCAACGCGCGCGTGCTCTCACGCGAAGAGCCCGAAGCGAGCACGGCGCTGGAGTCCAGTCTGCATGAGGACGGCGTCTATCTGCATCTCGGCCCGCAAGTATCGCGCGTGGAGCATTCCGCCCAGGGCTTCGCTCTGACTTTGGACACCGGGCAGCGCCTCGAGGGCGATGCGCTGCTGGTGGCGATCGGGCGCACGCCGAATAGCGGCGCGCTCGACTGCGCGGCTGGCGGCGTCGAGCTCGACGCCCAAGGCATGATCGTGACGGACCGGCAGCTGCGAACGACCGCTGCAGGCGTGTACGCGATCGGCGACGTCGCCGGCCAGCCGGCCTTCACGCATGTGTCGTGGGAAGACTATCGCCGTCTGAAGGACATCACGGCGGGCGGCACGCGCACGCGCGACGACCGCGTGCTCGCCTACACGACGTTCACCGAGCCGCAGGTCGCCCGAGTCGGGTTCACTCTCGATGAGGCGCTGGCCAAAGACTTCGATGCGCGCTGCGTCACCTACGAGGCGAGCTGGATCGCACGCGCCATCGAGTGGGGCCAGACATCGGGCTTCTACCGGTTGGTGGTGGACAAGAAGACGGATAGGATCTTGGGGGCCACGATGGTGGGCTACGAGGCCGGTGAACTCATCCACGTCATCCTTGCGCACATGGAAGCCGGCTCCACGTGGCAGGTGCTCGAGCGCTCCGTGCACATCCATCCGACGTACGCCGAAGCGCTGCCGAGCCTCGCTCGCATGCTGGCCTAA